In Arthrobacter sp. MN05-02, one genomic interval encodes:
- a CDS encoding tripartite tricarboxylate transporter TctA produces MDNFFLLMEGFATAMQPIYLLFALGGVLVGTAVGVLPGIGPAMTVALLMPITYSLEPTAAIIVFAGIYYGGMYGGSTTSILLNTPGESSSIVTALEGNKMAKAGRGAAALATAAVGSFVAGTIATVLLSFVAPYVAAFAVQIGPVEYVALMVVAFLTVGALLGSSVLRGLASLGLGLFIALVGFDSLTAQQRYTFGSPFLADGIDVVLVAVALFAVGEALYVASRLRHGPIKVIPVTGGWTSWLRKDDLRRSWKPWLRGTLIGFPVGTIPAGGADVATFLSYASERKLAKGKNKKQFGKGAIEGVAGPEAANNAAAAGVLVPLLTLGIPTTATAAMMLVAFQRYQIPVGPQLFESNSTLVWALIASLYVGNLMLLVLNLPLVGIWVKILQIPRPYLYAGILVFAVLGAFSVNFTPIDVIILLIVGILGFFMRRFGYPIAPMVVGLILGPIFESQLRRSLAISQGDPVALVQSPVAATIYVVLIIIFALSLLLKRRQRQFEAMVAANADAPEVVRGSVAAPEAAVAPATTTRKDPDR; encoded by the coding sequence GTGGATAACTTCTTCCTGCTGATGGAGGGCTTCGCCACGGCGATGCAACCCATCTACCTGCTCTTCGCGCTCGGCGGCGTGCTCGTCGGCACCGCCGTCGGTGTCCTCCCGGGCATCGGCCCGGCCATGACCGTCGCGCTGCTGATGCCCATCACCTACAGCCTGGAACCGACGGCGGCGATCATCGTCTTCGCCGGTATCTACTACGGCGGCATGTACGGCGGGTCGACCACGTCCATCCTGCTCAACACCCCCGGCGAGTCGTCGTCGATCGTCACGGCGCTCGAGGGCAACAAGATGGCCAAGGCCGGCAGGGGTGCGGCAGCGCTGGCGACCGCGGCGGTCGGCTCGTTCGTCGCCGGCACCATCGCCACCGTCCTGCTCAGCTTCGTCGCCCCGTACGTGGCGGCCTTCGCGGTGCAGATCGGCCCCGTGGAGTACGTGGCCCTGATGGTCGTGGCCTTCCTGACGGTCGGCGCACTCCTCGGATCGTCCGTACTGCGCGGTCTCGCGTCCCTCGGCCTCGGCCTCTTCATCGCGCTCGTGGGCTTCGACTCACTCACCGCCCAGCAGCGCTACACCTTCGGCAGCCCCTTCCTCGCGGACGGGATCGACGTCGTCCTCGTGGCGGTGGCGCTCTTCGCCGTCGGCGAGGCGCTGTACGTGGCCTCCCGCCTCCGGCACGGACCCATCAAGGTCATCCCGGTGACCGGTGGCTGGACGAGCTGGCTGCGCAAGGACGATCTCCGCCGCTCCTGGAAGCCGTGGCTCCGGGGCACCCTGATCGGCTTCCCGGTCGGCACCATCCCCGCCGGTGGCGCCGACGTCGCGACCTTCCTGTCCTACGCCTCGGAGCGCAAGCTCGCCAAGGGGAAGAACAAGAAGCAGTTCGGCAAGGGCGCCATCGAGGGCGTCGCGGGTCCTGAAGCCGCGAACAATGCGGCTGCCGCCGGCGTCCTGGTACCCCTGCTGACACTCGGCATCCCGACGACGGCGACCGCCGCCATGATGCTCGTGGCCTTCCAGCGGTACCAGATCCCCGTGGGGCCGCAGCTCTTCGAATCGAACAGCACACTCGTGTGGGCGCTCATCGCGAGCCTCTACGTCGGCAACCTGATGCTGCTCGTGCTGAACCTCCCGCTCGTGGGCATCTGGGTCAAGATCCTCCAGATCCCACGGCCCTACCTGTACGCGGGCATCCTGGTGTTCGCCGTCCTCGGTGCGTTCTCCGTGAATTTCACCCCGATCGACGTGATCATCCTGCTGATCGTCGGCATCCTCGGATTCTTCATGCGGCGCTTCGGCTACCCGATCGCGCCGATGGTGGTGGGCCTGATCCTCGGACCCATCTTCGAGAGCCAGCTGCGCAGGTCGCTCGCGATCTCACAGGGCGATCCCGTGGCACTCGTGCAGTCACCCGTCGCGGCCACCATCTACGTGGTCCTGATCATCATCTTCGCGCTGTCCTTGTTGCTGAAGCGCCGGCAGCGCCAGTTCGAGGCGATGGTCGCGGCGAACGCCGACGCACCCGAGGTCGTCCGCGGTTCCGTGGCAGCCCCCGAAGCCGCCGTCGCCCCGGCGACGACCACCCGAAAGGATCCTGACCGATGA
- a CDS encoding ABC transporter substrate-binding protein has translation MTISRRQILGGAGFLAAAAALNGCAGFSGGGGSAGGDDGGENTLTFTTWGSPAEEEGFRRGISAFEAANSGTKVELDLVPYEQIFSNIDAQLQAGTAPDLFRVDYGTIGAYSSQDQLLDLSSYFDTAAGEEFLPAMWQAVQFDGKPYGVPHQTDTSAVVYRTDLFEQAGIGSVPDSLDSAWTWDEFRQVAEQLRGSLPDDLFPFVYNWQLGGSTRWLSWLFQAGGRLFDEDLTGSAIESDAGAKALAFTQGFFTDGLVPPSSSVKSTTYADNAFSAGTTAMAFVGNFVLPSLDEAITDFEWGATYLPRDQRGACDLGGNALVATKNARNPELAAEFLKFMTQPDQMSDFCARAMELPTLTSLVDADLDYQTRPDIAGIFVEQATTLAPGDVQQLTSPAMATINPKLRDQLEAAFVQGQPVEETLANIAAAVDEAAG, from the coding sequence ATGACCATTTCCAGACGGCAGATACTCGGTGGTGCGGGCTTCCTCGCAGCGGCGGCGGCCCTCAACGGCTGTGCGGGCTTCTCGGGGGGCGGCGGGTCGGCGGGCGGCGACGACGGCGGGGAGAACACCCTCACGTTCACCACCTGGGGCAGCCCCGCCGAGGAGGAGGGTTTCCGCCGCGGCATCTCCGCCTTCGAGGCCGCGAACTCGGGCACGAAGGTCGAGCTCGACCTCGTCCCCTACGAACAGATCTTCTCGAACATCGACGCGCAGCTGCAGGCCGGCACGGCCCCGGACCTCTTCCGCGTGGACTACGGCACCATCGGCGCCTACAGCAGCCAGGACCAGCTCCTCGACCTCAGCAGCTATTTCGACACCGCGGCCGGGGAGGAGTTCCTGCCCGCGATGTGGCAGGCCGTCCAGTTCGACGGCAAGCCCTACGGTGTGCCCCACCAGACGGACACCTCGGCCGTCGTGTACCGCACGGACCTCTTCGAGCAGGCAGGGATCGGCAGTGTCCCGGACAGCCTCGACTCGGCCTGGACCTGGGACGAGTTCCGCCAGGTCGCGGAGCAGCTCCGTGGCTCCCTCCCCGACGATCTCTTCCCCTTCGTCTACAACTGGCAGCTGGGCGGGTCCACGCGCTGGCTGAGCTGGCTGTTCCAGGCGGGGGGACGCCTTTTCGACGAGGACCTGACCGGGTCCGCCATCGAGTCCGATGCCGGCGCGAAGGCCCTCGCGTTCACGCAGGGGTTCTTCACCGACGGCCTGGTGCCTCCGAGCAGCTCGGTCAAGTCCACGACCTACGCCGACAACGCCTTCTCGGCCGGTACCACGGCCATGGCCTTCGTCGGCAACTTCGTGCTCCCGAGCCTCGACGAGGCCATCACCGACTTCGAGTGGGGCGCCACCTACCTGCCACGCGATCAGCGAGGAGCCTGCGATCTCGGTGGCAACGCCCTCGTGGCCACGAAGAATGCACGCAATCCCGAACTCGCCGCGGAATTCCTGAAATTCATGACGCAACCGGACCAGATGTCCGATTTCTGTGCCCGCGCGATGGAGCTGCCCACCCTGACCAGCCTCGTGGATGCCGACCTCGACTACCAGACGCGGCCCGACATCGCGGGCATCTTCGTGGAACAGGCGACGACGCTCGCACCGGGTGACGTCCAGCAGCTCACCTCCCCCGCCATGGCGACCATCAACCCGAAGCTCCGCGACCAGCTGGAGGCCGCGTTCGTCCAGGGCCAGCCGGTCGAGGAGACGCTGGCCAACATCGCGGCAGCAGTCGACGAGGCAGCCGGCTGA
- a CDS encoding ABC transporter permease has product MSAGTTAREGPTGRTDPPASPAATYAARTGRVSSRQRATLTSYGFLGPNLLLLGIFLFLPLGWAFLISFQESSGFGASGWVGLANYQRLVADPTFWQSALNTAAFTLLTVPLSLALGLGLAVLMNSVLPGRRLFRTLIYLPMVISGVATALMGVLLFDEATGIVNKLLREGGLAAIPWQSQGSAAFASIILVTLWIRVGFNMVIYLAALQGISPELYEAARLEGAGPWQQFRYLTVPLVGPSTFFLLIMDVIYSFQVFDTIFVMTGGGPGRSTSVLVTYAYENGFVTRDQSYAAAIGIVIFLLTLLFTAIQWRGNRSRDTAG; this is encoded by the coding sequence ATGTCCGCCGGTACCACGGCGCGCGAGGGGCCGACCGGCAGGACCGATCCACCGGCCTCCCCGGCCGCCACCTATGCCGCCAGGACCGGGCGGGTCTCGTCGCGGCAGCGTGCCACCCTGACCTCCTACGGCTTCCTCGGCCCGAACCTCCTCCTGCTCGGGATCTTCCTGTTCCTCCCGCTGGGCTGGGCCTTTCTGATCAGCTTCCAGGAATCCAGCGGTTTCGGCGCCAGCGGATGGGTAGGTCTCGCGAACTACCAGCGCCTCGTCGCAGACCCCACGTTCTGGCAGTCCGCCCTGAACACCGCGGCCTTCACGCTCCTGACGGTGCCGCTCAGCCTCGCCCTCGGACTGGGCCTCGCCGTCCTCATGAACTCCGTCCTTCCCGGACGGAGGCTGTTCCGCACCCTCATCTACCTGCCCATGGTCATCTCGGGCGTGGCGACGGCCCTGATGGGCGTCCTGCTGTTCGACGAGGCCACCGGGATCGTCAACAAGCTCCTGCGCGAAGGCGGGCTCGCCGCCATCCCCTGGCAGTCACAGGGGTCGGCCGCGTTCGCGTCGATCATCCTCGTGACCCTGTGGATCCGTGTCGGCTTCAACATGGTCATCTACCTGGCCGCCCTGCAGGGCATCTCCCCCGAGCTGTACGAGGCCGCACGCCTCGAGGGAGCGGGCCCGTGGCAGCAGTTCCGCTACCTGACGGTGCCGCTCGTGGGACCGTCGACGTTCTTCCTGCTGATCATGGACGTCATCTACTCCTTCCAGGTCTTCGACACGATCTTCGTGATGACCGGCGGGGGCCCGGGACGCTCGACGTCGGTGCTGGTCACCTATGCCTACGAGAACGGGTTCGTCACGCGCGACCAGAGTTATGCGGCGGCGATCGGCATCGTCATCTTCCTGCTCACCCTCCTCTTCACGGCGATCCAGTGGCGCGGCAACCGCTCCCGCGACACCGCCGGATAG
- a CDS encoding universal stress protein, with protein MSTIVVGYVPNALGDAAVAEAVEEARRRDAELVVINTTRADRLVNPAYADSEDVSKLEGLLRSTGVPYSVRHSISEATAAEEVVDTAEELDADLIVIGLRHRTPVGKLIMGSTAQTILLSARCNVLAVKLA; from the coding sequence ATGAGCACGATCGTCGTGGGCTACGTGCCCAATGCCCTGGGCGATGCCGCCGTCGCCGAGGCGGTGGAGGAGGCCCGACGCCGGGACGCCGAGCTCGTGGTCATCAACACCACGCGCGCCGACCGCCTCGTCAATCCCGCCTACGCCGACTCGGAGGACGTCTCGAAGCTCGAGGGCTTGCTCCGGTCCACCGGCGTCCCGTACTCGGTCCGGCACAGCATCTCCGAGGCCACGGCGGCCGAGGAGGTCGTGGACACGGCAGAGGAACTGGACGCGGACCTGATCGTGATCGGGCTGCGGCACCGGACACCGGTCGGCAAGCTGATCATGGGGTCGACGGCGCAGACCATCCTGCTCTCGGCCCGCTGCAACGTCCTGGCGGTCAAGCTGGCCTGA
- a CDS encoding RNA-binding protein produces MDEALGFLPGSDARSLLENLLVVSAGLDEFLDGLVGAAAAVLSDGHAEIMTSVTLLRPRSRATIASSCQTARRLADIQYRFDDGPCMRAAATGRTVDVQDFAADGTFPLYGSAALQRGIRSGLGVPVRLDGPETAAVDYCSRRPGAFPAEKVELAEHFAAEASTPLRLALRLARLTERAEHLAAAMESRTTIDIAAGVIMAQNRCSQEEAIEIMRSASSSRNTKLRDLASKVLTSTVDASVSTHFD; encoded by the coding sequence ATGGATGAGGCGTTGGGCTTCCTGCCCGGATCGGATGCCAGGAGCCTGCTCGAGAACCTGCTGGTGGTCAGCGCCGGCCTCGACGAGTTCCTCGACGGGCTCGTGGGTGCCGCAGCGGCCGTGCTCTCGGACGGGCACGCCGAGATCATGACCAGCGTGACGCTCCTGCGCCCGCGGAGCAGGGCCACCATAGCGAGCAGCTGCCAGACGGCCCGCCGCCTCGCGGACATCCAGTACCGGTTCGACGACGGACCCTGCATGAGGGCGGCGGCCACGGGCCGGACGGTCGATGTGCAGGACTTCGCCGCCGACGGCACGTTCCCGCTCTACGGCTCCGCGGCCCTGCAGCGCGGCATCCGCTCGGGTCTCGGTGTCCCGGTCCGGTTGGACGGGCCGGAGACGGCCGCGGTCGACTACTGTTCCCGCCGGCCGGGAGCGTTCCCCGCGGAGAAGGTGGAGCTGGCCGAACACTTCGCCGCGGAGGCCTCCACGCCCCTGCGCCTGGCTCTTCGCCTCGCGCGCCTCACGGAGCGGGCGGAACACCTCGCCGCGGCCATGGAGTCACGCACCACGATCGACATCGCGGCGGGCGTCATCATGGCGCAGAACCGGTGCAGCCAGGAGGAGGCGATCGAGATCATGCGGTCGGCCTCGAGCTCCCGCAACACGAAGCTCCGCGACCTCGCATCGAAGGTCCTCACGAGCACGGTCGACGCGTCGGTCAGCACGCACTTCGACTGA
- a CDS encoding RNA-binding protein — protein MTEQEVLSDVNDELFSLLTETAGIQEFLDEFAVMAAHRLSGAAPVSCAVTLVRRRKAGTLAASDAVARQADEFQNRFHEGPCLEAAMTESSVYCPDTVLDARWPVYLERLDTRRVRSILGVSFALEDSGRAALNLYSARPDAFPSASIKAAEALAEAASSSLRFAVRAASADDENHNLEAALASRQTINTAVGIIMFQNKCSQADAMAILQRAASSRNMKLRLVAERVVDSATRDS, from the coding sequence GTGACCGAGCAGGAAGTACTGAGCGACGTCAATGACGAGCTGTTCTCCCTCCTGACCGAGACAGCGGGTATCCAGGAGTTCCTCGACGAGTTCGCCGTCATGGCTGCGCACCGGCTCTCCGGAGCGGCCCCCGTGTCCTGTGCCGTCACGCTCGTCCGGCGTCGGAAGGCCGGCACCCTGGCAGCGAGCGACGCCGTCGCCCGGCAGGCCGACGAGTTCCAGAATCGTTTCCACGAGGGCCCGTGCCTCGAGGCCGCCATGACGGAGAGCTCGGTGTACTGTCCGGACACCGTCCTGGACGCGCGCTGGCCTGTTTACCTCGAGCGGCTCGACACCCGCAGGGTCCGATCGATCCTGGGTGTCTCGTTCGCCCTGGAGGACAGTGGACGTGCGGCTCTCAATCTGTACTCCGCCCGGCCCGATGCCTTCCCTTCGGCAAGCATCAAGGCTGCCGAAGCGCTGGCCGAGGCGGCGTCGTCGTCGCTGCGGTTCGCCGTGCGGGCAGCGTCGGCGGACGACGAGAACCACAACCTGGAGGCCGCGCTCGCCTCCCGACAGACCATCAACACCGCGGTCGGGATCATCATGTTCCAGAACAAGTGCTCCCAGGCCGACGCCATGGCGATCCTGCAGCGGGCCGCCAGCAGCCGGAACATGAAGCTCCGGCTGGTCGCCGAGCGCGTCGTCGACTCCGCTACCCGAGACTCCTGA
- a CDS encoding C4-dicarboxylate ABC transporter substrate-binding protein, with the protein MTIDRTTARRSTLTTLALVSALALSACSSMTQSTTSDEAEGAIEKLQIVVPADPGGGWDQTGRAMEADLKENDLVGNASVVNVGGAGGTNGLAQLVTETDPNTLMVMGYVMVGAVETNNAANRIEDTTPIARLTEEPLVIVVPADSPYQTLQDLLDDIEAKGQGVSITGGSAGGADHILAGSVLKEAGITPDNLNYIPYSGGGESLAALLGNKVNAGISGVGEYAEQVTSGKLRALAVSGEEAAPQLPDTPTLTEEGVDLVLTNWRGVVAPGNIDDAQADKLTQLVTDLHGTDTWKATLEENNWSDAFLSGDEFQSFLDEDIASVKTTLTDIGLL; encoded by the coding sequence ATGACGATCGATCGCACAACGGCGCGCCGTTCGACCCTCACAACCCTCGCCCTCGTCTCCGCCCTGGCCCTCTCGGCCTGCAGCTCGATGACGCAGAGCACCACCTCGGACGAGGCGGAGGGTGCCATCGAGAAGCTCCAGATCGTCGTCCCCGCCGATCCCGGCGGGGGCTGGGACCAGACGGGCCGGGCCATGGAGGCGGATCTGAAGGAGAACGACCTCGTGGGCAATGCGTCCGTGGTCAATGTGGGCGGCGCCGGCGGTACCAACGGACTCGCCCAACTCGTCACCGAGACGGACCCCAACACCCTCATGGTCATGGGATACGTGATGGTCGGTGCCGTGGAGACCAACAACGCGGCCAACCGCATCGAGGACACCACGCCGATCGCCCGCCTGACCGAGGAGCCCCTCGTGATCGTGGTCCCCGCGGACTCCCCGTACCAGACCCTCCAGGACCTGCTCGACGACATCGAGGCCAAGGGCCAGGGCGTCTCCATCACGGGCGGCTCCGCCGGCGGTGCGGACCACATCCTCGCAGGCTCGGTCCTCAAGGAAGCGGGCATCACCCCCGACAACCTGAACTACATCCCGTACTCCGGCGGCGGCGAGTCCCTCGCGGCTCTGCTCGGGAACAAGGTCAATGCCGGCATCTCGGGCGTCGGCGAGTACGCGGAGCAGGTCACCTCCGGCAAACTCCGCGCCCTCGCCGTCTCCGGTGAGGAGGCCGCACCGCAGCTGCCCGACACCCCGACCCTCACCGAGGAGGGCGTGGACCTCGTGCTGACCAACTGGCGCGGCGTCGTCGCCCCCGGGAACATCGACGACGCCCAGGCGGACAAGCTGACCCAGCTGGTCACCGACCTGCACGGGACCGACACCTGGAAGGCCACCCTCGAGGAGAACAACTGGTCGGACGCCTTCTTGTCCGGCGACGAGTTCCAGTCCTTCCTCGACGAGGACATCGCCAGCGTCAAGACGACCCTCACCGACATCGGACTGCTGTAG
- a CDS encoding alkanal monooxygenase: MKKIGFLSFGHYQDVRGSLVPTAQESLVQAVELAVAAEELGVDGAYIRVHHFAPQYSVPFPLLAAMAARTKTIELGTGVIDMRYENPLYMAEEAAVTDLISNRRLQLGISRGSPETALDGSRTFGYVPADGTTDADLARDKAAVFRRAIAGHGVADADPRMTGSRGRLPIDPLSPGLPERIWWGSGTRATAQWAGEQGMNLMSSTLLTEDTGVPFDELQAEQIDIFRTAWADAGHAWRPRVSVSRSILPIVSETDEYYFGVRAQRESTDQVGILDGARSRFGRSYIGAPDVIAEQLAADAAVQAADTLLVTIPNQLGVDFNAALLGNIVTLVGPAAGLR; the protein is encoded by the coding sequence ATGAAGAAGATCGGATTCCTGTCCTTCGGCCATTACCAGGACGTACGCGGCTCCCTGGTCCCCACAGCACAGGAATCCCTGGTGCAGGCCGTCGAACTGGCGGTCGCGGCGGAGGAACTCGGCGTCGACGGCGCGTACATCCGCGTCCACCACTTCGCGCCGCAGTACTCGGTGCCGTTCCCCCTGCTCGCCGCCATGGCCGCGCGGACGAAGACCATCGAGCTCGGCACGGGCGTGATCGACATGCGTTACGAGAACCCGCTGTACATGGCGGAGGAAGCCGCGGTCACCGACCTCATCAGCAACCGGCGACTGCAGCTCGGTATCAGCCGCGGGTCTCCCGAGACCGCGCTCGACGGCTCGCGGACCTTCGGCTACGTGCCGGCGGACGGGACCACGGACGCGGACCTCGCGCGCGACAAGGCCGCGGTGTTCCGGCGGGCGATCGCAGGTCACGGCGTCGCCGACGCCGACCCCCGCATGACCGGCAGCCGGGGCAGGCTGCCGATCGACCCCCTCTCGCCCGGGCTGCCGGAGCGCATCTGGTGGGGTTCCGGCACCCGGGCCACCGCGCAGTGGGCGGGGGAGCAGGGGATGAACCTCATGAGCTCCACGCTCCTCACCGAGGACACCGGTGTCCCGTTCGACGAACTCCAGGCCGAGCAGATCGACATCTTCCGCACGGCATGGGCGGATGCCGGACATGCCTGGAGACCGAGGGTCTCGGTGAGTCGCAGCATCCTGCCCATCGTGAGCGAGACGGACGAGTACTACTTCGGCGTCCGTGCCCAGCGGGAGTCGACGGATCAGGTGGGGATCCTCGACGGTGCGAGGTCGCGCTTCGGCCGCAGCTACATCGGGGCGCCGGATGTCATCGCGGAACAGCTCGCCGCCGACGCGGCCGTCCAGGCCGCCGACACGCTCCTCGTGACCATCCCGAACCAGCTGGGCGTGGACTTCAATGCCGCGCTGCTGGGCAACATCGTGACGCTCGTCGGACCGGCCGCGGGGCTGCGCTGA
- a CDS encoding ABC transporter permease, translated as MTAVGDALLALAPTAGAVVLLMAVPLGVLSWSRSPHRFAPALAVLRGAVQLGLISLILGGVITDPVWVACALLVMFTVATGTATGRIGFTRAHLAVVASGMALGVTVTLAIVFATGAILPEPRYLLALGGIVIGNTMSIATLAGRRLRRSTLERWDEVEGWLALGATPRRATLELARTAVYEALIPSTDQTRTTGLVTLPGAFVGAIFGGISPLEAGRFQIVVLASIMAAGALTAVVLVRGLAPATSRPVPLD; from the coding sequence GTGACCGCTGTCGGAGACGCCCTCCTCGCCCTCGCCCCCACCGCGGGTGCCGTGGTGCTCCTCATGGCCGTCCCCCTCGGCGTCCTCAGCTGGTCGCGGTCTCCCCATCGTTTCGCTCCTGCCCTCGCCGTCCTCCGCGGCGCGGTGCAGCTGGGGCTCATCAGCCTGATCCTGGGCGGGGTCATCACGGATCCGGTGTGGGTGGCCTGTGCGCTGCTCGTCATGTTCACCGTCGCCACCGGAACCGCCACAGGCCGCATCGGGTTCACCCGCGCCCACCTCGCCGTCGTGGCCTCCGGCATGGCCCTGGGCGTCACCGTGACCCTCGCCATCGTGTTCGCCACGGGGGCGATCCTCCCGGAGCCGCGCTACCTCCTGGCGCTCGGCGGGATCGTCATCGGCAACACGATGTCCATCGCCACGCTCGCCGGCCGGCGGCTCCGCCGATCGACCCTCGAGCGATGGGACGAGGTGGAAGGCTGGCTCGCTCTCGGGGCGACGCCGAGGAGGGCGACCCTGGAGCTGGCGCGCACCGCGGTGTACGAGGCCCTCATCCCGTCGACCGACCAGACGAGAACGACGGGCCTGGTCACGCTCCCGGGCGCCTTCGTCGGTGCGATCTTCGGCGGGATCTCGCCGCTCGAGGCCGGACGCTTCCAGATCGTGGTCCTCGCCTCGATCATGGCGGCGGGCGCACTGACCGCCGTCGTCCTGGTGCGCGGGCTCGCCCCCGCCACGTCCAGGCCCGTTCCGCTCGACTAG
- a CDS encoding hypothetical protein (possible pseudo due to internal stop codon) — translation MATRHFADQHDGRKGGRVIWLTSGQVAGPMPGEIAYAASKAALAGLTASVADDLVDRRILLNTVNPGPVNTGYLDEDTADRPAEVVQQVLRHCPSGRFGEPDDPARLIAWLLGDEGRWMVGQILSTEGGFRRW, via the coding sequence ATGGCCACCAGGCACTTCGCGGACCAGCACGACGGCAGGAAGGGCGGCCGCGTCATCTGGCTGACGTCCGGGCAGGTCGCCGGTCCGATGCCCGGCGAGATCGCCTACGCCGCATCCAAGGCGGCGCTCGCCGGACTGACGGCGTCGGTCGCCGACGACCTCGTCGACCGGCGCATCCTGCTCAACACCGTCAATCCCGGCCCCGTCAACACGGGGTACCTCGATGAGGACACCGCGGACCGGCCCGCCGAGGTGGTGCAGCAGGTCCTCCGGCACTGCCCGTCCGGGCGCTTCGGCGAGCCCGACGATCCGGCGCGGCTCATCGCCTGGCTGCTCGGGGACGAGGGCCGGTGGATGGTGGGCCAGATCCTGAGTACGGAGGGCGGCTTCCGCCGCTGGTGA
- the lacG gene encoding sugar ABC transporter permease, with protein MARPLPLQDEGARTAAERIHDGPGGFVPRIRQVPPAQRMAAAARLVTAVVVGLVMMFPLYWMVTLAFSPNSDVFSRELHIWPSSWSLDNFRTVFGSFPTATWFGNSVVITAFVTVITVTVNLLAGYAFAKLDFRGKGAIFLLVLSTMMIPVQVLMVAQFRLVTQLGIYGTFWAVILPSAASAFGIFLARQFIIAIPDELIEAAKVDGAGTLRIFLQIILPLCKPLIAVLVLLTVMYQWNDFAWPLIALKDSELFTLPIGLLYLRGQYGADYGAIMALALVSITPIIIMFLAFQKYFVQGLARSGIR; from the coding sequence ATGGCCCGACCACTCCCGCTCCAGGACGAGGGCGCGCGCACTGCCGCAGAGAGGATCCACGACGGTCCGGGCGGCTTCGTACCGCGCATCAGGCAGGTACCGCCGGCCCAGCGGATGGCCGCGGCCGCCCGCCTGGTCACGGCGGTCGTCGTCGGGCTGGTGATGATGTTCCCGCTCTACTGGATGGTCACGCTCGCCTTCTCGCCGAATTCCGACGTCTTCAGTCGTGAGTTGCACATCTGGCCGTCCTCGTGGAGCCTCGACAACTTCCGCACCGTCTTCGGCAGCTTCCCCACGGCGACCTGGTTCGGGAACTCCGTGGTCATCACCGCGTTCGTCACGGTCATCACCGTCACGGTGAACCTGCTCGCGGGCTACGCCTTCGCCAAGCTGGACTTCCGCGGCAAGGGCGCCATCTTCCTGCTCGTCCTGAGCACCATGATGATCCCGGTCCAGGTGCTGATGGTGGCGCAGTTCCGCCTCGTGACGCAGCTCGGCATCTACGGGACCTTCTGGGCCGTCATCCTCCCGTCGGCGGCGTCGGCGTTCGGTATCTTCCTGGCCCGCCAGTTCATCATCGCGATCCCGGACGAGCTCATCGAAGCGGCAAAGGTCGACGGCGCCGGGACCCTCCGGATCTTCCTGCAGATCATCCTGCCGCTCTGCAAGCCGCTCATCGCCGTCCTGGTCCTGCTCACCGTGATGTACCAGTGGAACGACTTCGCCTGGCCGCTGATCGCCCTCAAGGACAGCGAGCTCTTCACGCTGCCGATCGGCCTCCTGTACCTCCGGGGCCAGTACGGGGCGGACTACGGCGCCATCATGGCCCTGGCGCTGGTCTCCATCACGCCGATCATCATCATGTTCCTCGCGTTCCAGAAGTACTTCGTGCAGGGCCTGGCACGGAGCGGTATCCGCTAG
- a CDS encoding transcriptional regulator has product MNPEPNLNELAVVFGRVRGLLLTEETVQHAVDLLAEAARDLIPGAIGAGVSLIHHGERTSTGATDTLVRRADELQYEFSEGPCLTAWSSGAPVRVDDTTAAGQRWPRWAEAAAAMDVQSCQSVPLIQGSTPLGAMKVYSTRPDAFDEATERALTRFAVPAAALLSHVQTTETPHQIRSELATALQMRDRIGMAKGILMAQLGIDDRSAFRELVARAEQGRRSVADIALELTGGTAHTP; this is encoded by the coding sequence TTGAATCCAGAGCCCAATCTCAACGAATTGGCCGTGGTCTTCGGGCGCGTCCGCGGTCTCCTGCTCACCGAGGAGACCGTGCAGCACGCTGTCGACCTGCTCGCCGAAGCTGCACGCGACCTCATCCCGGGCGCGATCGGAGCCGGTGTATCCCTGATCCACCATGGGGAGCGCACGAGCACCGGCGCCACCGACACCCTCGTCCGGCGTGCCGACGAACTGCAGTACGAGTTCTCCGAGGGCCCCTGCCTCACCGCGTGGTCCAGCGGCGCACCCGTCCGCGTGGACGACACCACCGCCGCCGGCCAGCGCTGGCCGAGGTGGGCAGAAGCCGCTGCCGCGATGGACGTGCAGTCCTGCCAGAGCGTTCCCCTGATCCAGGGCAGTACGCCGCTCGGGGCCATGAAGGTGTACTCGACCCGGCCCGACGCGTTCGACGAGGCCACCGAGCGGGCGCTGACGCGTTTCGCCGTTCCCGCCGCCGCCCTGCTCAGCCACGTCCAGACGACGGAGACGCCGCACCAGATCCGGTCGGAACTGGCGACCGCGCTGCAGATGCGCGACCGCATCGGCATGGCGAAGGGCATCCTGATGGCCCAGCTGGGCATCGACGACCGCAGCGCGTTCCGTGAGCTGGTCGCCCGCGCGGAGCAGGGCAGGCGCTCCGTCGCGGACATCGCCCTCGAGCTGACCGGCGGCACGGCGCACACCCCCTGA